The following proteins come from a genomic window of Hydractinia symbiolongicarpus strain clone_291-10 chromosome 2, HSymV2.1, whole genome shotgun sequence:
- the LOC130630642 gene encoding histone chaperone asf1-like, producing the protein MARVRVTNVVVLNNPCKFFDPFQFQITFECMELSHDLEWKLIYVGSAENSECDQVLDTVLVGDIQPGKHMFVFQAEPPKPELIPSSDVVGVTVILLTCSYKGAEFIRVGYYVNTDYGDPEMRENPPQQVILEQLHRNILASQPRVTKFPVQWD; encoded by the exons aTGGCGCGAGTTCGAGTCacaaatgttgttgttttgaacAACCCTTGCAAGTTCTTTGATCCGTTTCAATTTCAAATCACATTCGAATGCATGGAACTTTCACACG acTTAGAATGGAAGTTGATTTATGTTGGGTCTGCTGAAAATTCCGAATGTGATCAAGTATTAGATACTGTTCTTGTTGGAGATATTCAACCAGGGAAACACATGTTTGTATTTCAA GCAGAACCACCAAAACCTGAGTTGATTCCTTCTTCAGATGTCGTTGGAGTGACAGTTATTTTATTGACTTGTTCATACAAAGGTGCTGAATTTATTCGTGTTGGTTATTATGTAAATACAGATTATGGTGATCCAGAAATGAGGGAGAATCCACCGCAACAGGTTATATTAGAACAG CTTCATCGAAACATATTAGCAAGTCAACCAAGGGTGACGAAATTTCCAGTACAATGGGATTAA